One Setaria italica strain Yugu1 chromosome II, Setaria_italica_v2.0, whole genome shotgun sequence DNA segment encodes these proteins:
- the LOC111256283 gene encoding wall-associated receptor kinase 5-like yields MLSIGEDEYRIDFVSVRGSYVVIFAEPMAQVCYDGKGKPTPDTGTGGPKSLDGTTFTWSLEGTPFTFSKSNKLVNFGCNRTLMANFFNRPGDLSPLPQHPSCTTTCTTPNISGSCLGEACCEAPMDQVHGAKALSLSFERTTANGTGDGEEDGTCRAAFFLDKDEAVFTFGGEQVRPLKKALLPQGERRMILDWAIGSTTCDQAQSYTFEPLCKYGTCVDAPSGSGYLCKCPDGYDGNAYVSDGCQDINECRNYNSNNCTYLNLCNNTLGGYTCSCPKNNIGDGYRTGTGCNTTLVTPDSPTQQPQGISVCDHPEKNPCTYIKYCIDSEGVVSCACPEGMSGDGRKNGSGCCFSCQKHFPLETVLGVGLALMVTVTTAASCYCWAIKKRELGRKRAELFRKNGGLPLQQRFSTITSQGEDRYSAKIFSAEELKAATDNYSESRILGRGGHGTVYKGILPDQTIVAIKKSKVFDESQVEQFVNEIAILSQIDLLD; encoded by the exons ATGCTGTCCATCGGCGAGGACGAATACAGAATCGATTTCGTGTCCGTGCGGGGCAGCTACGTGGTCATCTTCGCGGAGCCCATGGCGCAGGTGTGCTACGACGGCAAGGGCAAGCCGACGCCGGACACTGGAACCGGCGGGCCAAAGAGCTTGGACGGGACGACGTTCACTTGGAGCTTGGAAGGGACGCCCTTCACTttctccaagagtaacaagctgGTCAACTTCGGCTGCAACCGCACGCTCATGGCTAACTTCTTCAACCGGCCCGGTGATCTCAGCCCGCTACCGCAACACCCCAGCTGCACCACCACGTGCACCACCCCCAACATCAGCGGCTCTTGCCTTGGGGAAGCCTGCTGCGAGGCCCCCATGGACCAGGTGCACGGCGCCAAGGCGTTGAGCCTGTCTTTCGAAAGGACCACGGCGAACggcaccggcgacggcgaggaggacggaACCTGCCGCGCCGCCTTCTTCCTGGACAAAGACGAGGCCGTCTTCACTTTCGGTGGCGAGCAGGTACGGCCGCTAAAAAAGGCCTTGTTGCCGCAAGGTGAGCGCAGGATGATTTTGGATTGGGCGATTGGGAGCACCACCTGCGACCAAGCTCAGAGCTACACCTTCGAGCCACTGTGCAAGTACGGCACCTGCGTCGACGCGCCCAGCGGATCGGGCTATCTCTGCAAATGCCCTGACGGGTACGACGGGAATGCGTACGTCAGTGACGGATGCCAAG ATATCAACGAATGCCGGAATTACAATAGTAACAATTGCACCTATCTGAACCTCTGCAACAATACTTTGGGAGGCTATACTTGTTCTTGCCCCAAGAACAATATTGGTGACGGTTACAGGACAGGAACAGGCTGCAACACCACTCTTGTGACACCTG ATTCTCCTACGCAACAACCGCAAG GTATCAGCGTGTGTGATCACCCGGAAAAGAACCCTTGTACATACATTAAGTACTGCATTGATTCGGAAGGAGTTGTTTCGTGCGCCTGCCCTGAAGGGATGAGTGGTGATGGCCGGAAAAACGGTAGTGGCTGCTGTTTTAGCTGTCAAAAGCACTTTCCTCTAGAAACAGTTTTGG GTGTAGGTCTTGCACTTATGGTTACAGTGACCACCGCTGCATCGTGCTACTGCTGGGCGATAAAGAAAAGAGAGCTAGGAAGAAAGAGAGCAGAATTGTTCAGGAAGAATGGTGGCTTACCATTGCAGCAGAGATTTTCAACAATCACATCTCAAGGCGAGGACCGATATTCGGCAAAGATATTTAGTGCAGAAGAGCTCAAGGCTGCTACTGACAACTACAGCGAGAGTCGAATCCTTGGCCGAGGTGGACACGGCACAGTGTACAAGGGCATTCTTCCAGATCAAACTATAGTCGCCATAAAGAAGTCCAAGGTGTTTGATGAGAGCCAAGTGGAGCAATTTGTCAATGAGATTGCCATCTTGTCGCAGATTGAtctgttagattga